The Candidatus Neomarinimicrobiota bacterium region TTTTTGGAGTTGTCCATGTGGGATATATTCCCAATGGAAAGGTTTTGGGGCTCAGTAAAATCCCCAGGATTGTAGAGATGTATTCCCGGCGTTTGCAAATTCAGGAACGCATGACACGTCAGATTGCGGAAACGCTCTGGAATACGGTGAATCCCATTGGTGTCGGGGTTGTCATTGAAGGTCAGCACATGTGCATGCAAATGCGGGGTGTTGAGAAGAAGAATTCCTATACAACGACCTCTACGGTTCTGGGGGAATTCCACGATGATCCCGAGACCCGGGCGGAATTCCTCACAATGATTTCAAAAAAGACCTTCGGATAATATCCATTATATGAATATTCCACTCCTGCTTACCCTGGTAACGGAGCTGTTCCGGCAAGCTACGGAACGTTCCCACCTCCCTGCAGATGAGGTTGTTCAACATTATTTTCAGCATAAACGTTTTTTAGGAAAAAGGGACCGAAAAGAAATATCCGGGATATTCTGGCATGCCATCCGCCATAAATCCCGTTTCGAGTGGGATTCTTCCGGGATCCTGTCACCTTCCATAAAAGCCGGAATCCCGGTTGAAGAACTGGTAGTCCGGGCATATCGGGATCTATACCCGATATCCTCAGCGCCGGATTTCCGAAAAGAGGATGGAATAAGCCGGGCATGGAACATAACGGACAAAAAGCCTGTCAGGGAAGGAATTCCGGACCATGCTTTTTACAGCCTTCCGGAATGGATGTGGATACGTCTGGAGCAATTCTTCGACCGTGAAACACTTCGGGATACTGCAGCATCGCTTTTGAAACCGGCAGAACTCCATCTCCGGGTAAACACACTCAAAGCAAGTGTGGAAGACGTTATCCGGACCTGTACCGAATTTAAAATCCACAAAGGAAAGATATTACCGGAAGCCCTTCGTTTCCAGAGAAAGACAGATATCAAACATCATATTACATACCGGCGGGGAGGGGTAGAAATTCAGGATGAAGGGAGCCAGCTTATCACCCGGATAATCCAGCCTCAGGCGGGGGATTGCATTATCGATGCCTGTGCCGGAGCCGGAGGAAAATCCCTCCATCTTGCAGCCCTCACCCATAATCGGGCCCGTATTATTGCAACAGATAAATATCCTGAACGGCTGATGGAGCTCATGATCCGGGCTTCCCGTGCTGATGCTCAAATTCAAATCATGGATCAGAAAGAAGTTTTTAAGAGACTTCAAGGCATGGCGGACATTTTGTTTCTGGATGTCCCCTGCAGCGGGAGTGGAACCTTTCGGCGCCGGCCGGACCTGAAATGGAATCTGACACCTGAATCAATCCAACGTTACGTTGACCTGCAACGAAAAATTCTTAAAGAAAATATTCCTCTGCTAAAACCGGGGGGGCGGCTCGTATACGCAACCTGTTCCATCCTGCCTGAAGAAAATGAAGAACAGATGGAATTTATCATGAAAACCTGGCCCCAATTGAAACCGGTATCGATTCCGGACACGGTTCGGAATTTGAACATTCCGATAAAACCCGTGGATACTCCCTGGCTCAGAATCAAACCGCAGGATTTTGATACGGATGGCTATTTTGTGGGTATTTTTGAATTCTGAATTTTGAATGATAGCTTGAATTGAATAATTATGAATCGGGTTTTATGGAAAATCAATGAATAAAATGATGAGCTATATTTTTTCACCGTATTTTTAAACATCTGGAAGAGCGGGATACTTGAGCGTCGAAGATGCTTGAACACAGTCAAACACCGCCCAATCTATCCAACAATTCAATTTTCGTCCTCACCGGGATATTTCAATCCAATCTGTTCGCGGATTTGATCCATAAGTTTCATAATACCCAGTGTTTCCTCATGGGGTATGGCAGGACTTTCGGTCAATCCTTTCCGGATGCAGGACATAACATGTAATGCCATATATCCATATCCCCGGTTTTCAAAAGGGAAATGTTTTACAATCGGACGACCTGACACCGGATGGATGGTTAGGGTGTTCTGGTGCCACCACGGTTCATGAACAGTAATCATTCCTTTTTCACCCATTACCGTGAAATCATAGGGAGTCCGATTGACCACAGCCGTATAGAAGACAGACAACATCCCATCTGCAGTTTTCATCACAATACCCGTTCGTTCATCAATGCCGCTTTCCCCCAATGTTGCAAGAGACTTTGTTTCAACTGGCATTCCCAAAAGCCAGACACTGGTTGAAAGGGGATAAATGCCAACATCCAGCAAGGCACCGCCACCTAAATGTGGATTGAAAACACGGCTTTCGGGATTAAAATCCATGGCATAACCAAAAGCACCGGAAAAGAGGCCTGGTTTTCCCACAACTTCATCCTCAAGTGCCTGTTTCAGCCACTGCATCAAAGGAGTAAAACGGATCCACAGAGCATCCATAAGGAACAATCCCTTTGTCTGAGACACTGTTATCATGGATTCAGCTTCCCGGGCATTGATGGCAAAGGGTTTTTCACATAAAACATGCTTTCCCGCTGACAGGGCAAGGATGGTGTTATCTTTGTGAAAAGGATGGGGGGTTGCCACATAAATAATATCCGCTGATGATTGGTTAACCAGGTCAGAATAACTATTAAATCGTTCAGGAATATGAAATCTTTCTCCGAAAGCTTCTGCCTTTTTGTGATGACGGGAGCCGACAGCAACAACTATTGCCTCGGGTAAATGCATTAATTCGCTTGTAAAAATCTCCGCCATTCGCCCTGTCCCAAGAATCCCCCACTTTATCTGCTTCTTCATGTGTCCTCCCAAATGATTATATATAAATGTAGAAAAGAATGGTCAAGGTCAATATGTTTTATTGCCGGTTTATATAGAATTTCAAAGAGAGGTTCAGAAAAAAAAACATCTGAAACAACAGAGGAAAATAAGCATTAACCTATATATAATTTATAATATAAACTTGACTTGTTTGAGTATTTGGTTTATTTTACCCCCGGGGCGGGGGGCGAGCGCATCACGAGATTGTAATATATCATTTTCCTAAAAAAAAGCCGGTGAAATCACCGGCTTTACACATATTATATAAACATCATTATTCAATCGGAATACCTCTGAAAGGCAAAGTCCACTCTTTTGTTGTCAGTTCGAGGAGACTAATAGACCGGGATGAACGTGGAACATCACTGAAAGTAAGGGTCAGCAGTGTGGGGATACGGCTAATCATCTGGTGTACCAATATGTTATGATAGGTTGCCTTTTTATTTCCCATGGTTCTGACCGGCGATCCGAATTCACGTCCCTGATCATCATAAAAGCGGCTATTCCGGTGAATTGCAAGTTCTTTGTCATCAGGGGAAAGATTTGTAATCCGGATTTTAATAATCACCTTATCATCCGGCATACGTTTGCAGGAAAGTAAATCAAAAGAAAAGTCATAAGCTGTTACGGTGGATACAGACTTAGATTGAGCTGCCGGTACTGCTGCCGGCGACTGTATTTCCGGAACTGTTGTTTCCGGTGTCATGGTATAATTAAATACAGCAGGCCGGTTTTCAATCTGAAGGGTTTCATGAATAGGTTCATAGCCATCCAGTGTAATTTCAAGGTCATGATTGCCGGGAGTCAGTTTCCCATTGTTTTGTGTCCATAATTCACCGTCTACCCGAATTTTAGCATCCTGGGGATTCACCCGAATTGAAACATCCACATCATCACGGGTATCCACCCTCAAAAAGTAAACAACCCCGGGTTTAAAACCCCGCTCCGGCGGCTCAATAGTCAGGGATTCATAACTATGGGACTGCAGTGTCAAGAATTTTTCCCGTGAGGAAAAATAGAAATAAAACTTTCCCGGACCGATTTTTTCAGTCCTGTAGGTTTTTTCCTTCAGAGAGATCTCAACTGCCCGGGTACTCTCTACCCGCAGGACCGAACAATAATTCATGTCCATATCCAATTCAGGGGCGGTTTGGGCTTTAAAATCAGATTGAAGCTCCCTGAATTCCAGGATCGTAAAGGACCGTCCCCATAACAGGACAGCACTCATCATGAGTAATACAATACATTTAACAAACTTCATGGTTATCTCCTTATTTCCCAAAAAAAATGTCTATCATGAATGGATTTTATCTTATTACCATTTTGCGTCATCACTCAACCATTCTTTATTTGTACTTGCTTTATCTTACTCAAAGGAGGTAAACAAGTGCAAGGTTTTTTTTATGCATAAAAATCGGATTGACCGTCCGAAGAAATAAGCGTGATATATGTCACAGTACAAACGCTGAAAATCCGGGGATTAATCCTGATTTTTTCATGGAAATAATGAAATGAAAAGGATAAGTTGAGGTGTATTATACAGAGAGAAGAGAGAACATTAACCATGATGAGGTGACTAATGAGTAACGGAATATTTAAAGTTCCAACAGCTGTCAATGAGCCCATATTGTCGTATGCTCCCGGAAGTCCGGAACGTGCCCGCCTGGAGAAAAAGCTCAAAGAATTAAAAAAGACAACAGTAGAAATTCCCCTGATAATCGGGGGTAAAGAAGTCCGCACAGGGAACCTGGGAAAATGTCACATACCTCATGATCATCACCATGATCTGGGTGTTTTTCATCAGGCAGGTGAAAAGGAAATTGGGATGGCAGTGAAAGCCGCTGCAGAAGCCTGGAAAACCTGGTCCGAAATGCCGTGGGAAGACCGGGCCGCGATTTTCAAACGCATGGCCGTTCTCTTATCAGGTCCTTACAGGGATTTACTGAACGCTGCCACCATGCTTGGACAAAGTAAATCAGTCTTCCAGGCAGAAATTGATAGTGCCTGTGAATTAATTGATTTTTTCAATTTTAATGCTGATTACATGTGCCAGATTTATAAAGATCAGCCCCCGTACAACACGAAGGAAACCTGGAACCGGTTGGAATACAGGCCTCTTGAAGGATTCATCTTTGCTGTCACACCTTTTAATTTTACATCCATTGCCGGCAACCTTCCGACATCACCGGCCCTTATGGGCAATACGGTGCTTTGGAAACCGGCATCCTCTGCAGTTTATTCGGCATATTTCCTGATGAAACTCTTCAAAGAGGCCGGATTGCCGGACGGGGTAATCAACTTTATTCCCGGAAAAGGTTCTGTAGTAGGACGGATGGTAATGGAAAATGAAAACCTTGCCGGCATCCATTTCACAGGTTCCACGGCTGTTTTCCAAAATATGTGGAAAACAGTGGGAAATAATATCGCCAATTATAAAACCTACCCCCGCATCGTCGGAGAAACAGGCGGTAAAGATTTTATATTCGCTCATGCATCTGCAGACCCGGATGAATTGATTACAGCCATGGTCCGGGGGGCATTTGAGTACCAGGGACAGAAATGTTCCGCCGCATCCAGGGCATATATTCCAGAGACACTTTGGAATACCATTAAAGATAAATATGTAGAAACTGTAAAATCGATTCCCATGGGTGATCCTACGGATTTGAAAAATTTCATGGGTGCAGTTATTGATGAAGCCGCCTTTAAAAATATCACAAAATATATCGACCTTGTCAGGGAATCCCGTGAGGCGGAATTTATAACCGGCGGCAACTATGATGGTTCTAGGGGGTGGTTTATCGAACCTACAACCATTCTGACAACGAACCCTAAATTCATCACAATGGAAGAAGAAATATTCGGACCGGTTATTAGCCTATACATCTATAAAGACGAGGTATATGAGGAGACACTCAAACTCTGTGACGAAACAAGTCCTTATGCCCTGACCGGGGCGATCTTTGCTAAGGACAGATACGCCATCCGGAAGGCAGAGAAAATTTTACGTCATGCCGCCGGTAATTTCTATATTAATGATAAACCGACCGGAGCAGTTGTCGGACAACAGCCCTTCGGTGGATCAAGGGCATCCGGTACAAATGATAAAGCCGGATCACCCATGAATCTCATGCGCTGGGTTTCCATGAGAGCGATTAAAGAAAATTTCATTCCTCCGAAAGACTATCGATATCCGCATATGGAGTAACGATCTCTGATTTTCGAATCATAGAGGGGTGGATATATAACCACCCCTTTTTTATAATTCGAAAATTTGAAGTATTTTTCATGAGTTTTAATTACTTTTTAAATTTAATCGTTTATAAGCGGTATACAATATATGGTTTTTTCTATATCCAACTACCCCCGGGGATAAAATAACCCCGATTACACAAAAACGCAAGATTATATTATATTTAATACATTAATATTTACTAAACACACAATTAAAAAAATCAGTTATCTCGTCATCACGACAGATACATCAACTTTTAAATTCTGCCACCAGTCCCTGAATGGAATGCTTGGCATCCCCAAAAAGCATGCGAGTGTTTTCCTTATAGAAAAGGGGATTTTCAATGCCGGCAAACCCCGGACGCATGGAGCGTTTCAGCACAAAGACTGTCCGGGCATAATCGGCATTGATAATCGGCATTCCGTATATAGGACTGTTTTTATCCTCCCGGGCAGCAGGATTCACAACGTCATTGGCACCAATCACGATTGCAACATCCACGGTAGGCATGGTAGGATTGATATCATCCATTTCCCGCAATTTATCGTAATCCACATTGGCTTCAGCCAGCAGGACATTCATGTGTCCGGGCATCCGGCCGGCGACAGGATGAATGGCAAAATTCACCTCTGTCCCGTTTTTCTCCATCAGTTCAGCCAGCTCACGCACTACATGTTGAGCCTGTGCAACTGCCATCCCGTAACCGGGAATTATAACAACAGAACGTGCCGCCTCCAGAATCAAATAAGCATCTTCGACGGTGATAGGTTTCACTTCGCCCTGTTCGGCTGATCCTGCACCTGATACAACTGACCCGAATCCACTGAAAAGGATATTTCCAAGGCTACGGTTCATGGCTTTAGACATAATCTGAGTGAGAATAATTCCGCTGGCCCCCACCAGAGCACCCGATACAATCAGGACATTATTGCTGATAACAAATCCTGCAGCTGCAGCTGCAAGGCCAGAAAAGGAATTCAAGAGAGAAATTACAACCGGCATATCTGCACCACCGATTGGAATGACCATGAGTATGCCCAGAATACCCGACACAAGAACCAAGAGGATAAATATCCAGTACATGGATAAATCTGTATTCCAGAACATTCCTACCGGCTTAATCACCAGAAAAACACTTGCAGCCAGCAATATCAGAAGAATAATGACATTGAGAATATGCTGACCCTTGAAAATATGAGGCTTCCCGTCAATTACTTCAGATAATTTTGCCCAGGCAATAATACTTCCGGTAAAGGTAACTCCGCCAATGAGTACAGATAGAATGATTGGAATGGTCGTCGAGGGTGTCAGAGCACTTCCCACATGGTATACACTCCATCCCACCAGCAAACTGGCAATACCGCCGGATCCGTTAAAAAGGGCCACCATTTCCGGCATGGCCGTCATTTTGACTATCCGCGCACTGACAGCACCAATCATGGCACCGGCCAGGAGTCCCACAATAATCCATTCATAACCAATAATATCCTGATGCCACAATGTTGCGACAACTGCCAACAACATACCCAACGATGAGAGTCCGTTTCCCTGCCGGGCAGTTTTAGGGGAACTGAGTTTCTTAACACCTATAATAAAAAGAAGGGCTGCCAGGATATAAACCAGATTAATCAACTGATTAACATTCATGATTTATCCTCCCCCTCTTTTTTCTTCTTGAACATAGCCAGCATGCGATCCGTCACAAGGTAGCCCCCTACTACATTTATAGTGGCAAAAGTAACAGCCAGTGTTCCCAAAACAATGGTTACTGTTTCATTTGCCGAGCCTGCAGCAATCAGCGCACCTACCAATGTAATCCCTGAGATGGCATTACTACCGGACATCAAAGGGGTATGCAGTGTTGCAGGTACCTTGGAAATCAGCTCAAATCCGGCAACAATCGCCAGCATCAAAATGAATATGAGATAAATGAATTCCATTATTTACTCCACATTTTTTTCAGCGTTTCATGGATTACATCACCATTCCGGGCCAGGCAAATTGATTGGAAAATTTCATCACCCGACAGGGACTTCATTTCACCTGTTTCAGAATCCATAAGATGAATCAGAAGTGCCGTCAGATTTCCGCTCAGCATCCGGCTGGCATCGACCGCCACACGCCCGGGGATATTCTTCATACCAACTATACAGACATCATTAATGATGACATCCTCACCGGCTTTTGCACCTTCCACATTCCCTCCGGACTCTACAGCCAAATCCACAATGACACTCCCCTTTTTCATCTTCTCAATGATTTCCCGGGTGACAATCAGGGGGGCTTTTCGGCCAAACACCTGAGCTGTCGTGATAACAACATCCGATAAAGTACAATGTTTGGCCATCAACTGTCGTTGCTTTTCCAATTGCTCTTCAGTGAGCTCCTTTGCGTATCCATCTTTGGTTTGACCGGTTTTTCCCAGATCAATTTTAATAAATTTTGCTCCAAGAGAGCGGACTTCATCTTCCACAACCGGACGCGTATCAAAGGCTTCAACCCGGGCTCCCAGCCGTTTGGCTGTTGCTATGGCCTGCAAACCGGCAACCCCGGCCCCTATCACAAAAACCCGGGCCGGCTGAATGGTCCCTGCCGGTGTCATCATCATGGGAAAGATCTTATTCAGCCGCTCAGCCGCAAGGATTACCGCTTCGTATCCGGCAAGACTCGCCTGAGAACTCAGAGCATCCATTTTCTGAGCATAGGTGCTTCGGGGAATAAACTCCAGACTCAGGACTGTAACACCCTGCCTGGCCAATGCTTCAACAGTTTTTTTTCGATTCACCGGATCAAGGTAACTGATCCATGTACTCCCATTGGAAAGTTTTTGAATCAATTCATTTTCAGGAGGATTGATCCGAACATAAACAAAGGCCTTTTTTAAAAGCGTACCCCGGTCCGTGACCATCGCTCCGGCCTTTTCATATTCTCCATCCGAAATGAAAAGAGATTCTCCAATTCCCCTTTCAACAAACACTTGGTGCTTCCCTGAATCAAGCAGCTTTTGTACATGTTCAGGCAGAAGAGCAATTCGTGTCTCTTCAGTCGGTTCTTTCAATACTCCAATTACCATCATGCGCTCCACTCTGTTTTATCTGTTTGTACGTGCTCTTTTTTCTGTTTCGTTACATCTTTCCTGTCGCACACATAAGATATACATTGAATCAGGCACATAATTATAGTAAAAGAAAGTGAGAGAAGCTAATGAGTAAATTCATTGTTATAGACCCCGAAAATAATTATCAATATGCCGCTGTGACCAACAATTCAAAATAACACCTTTGGATATTGAGCCGGTTAAAAACTATGGATGAAAAATATTATCAACACCTGACGGATAAACTCGAAAGACACCGATTTAACACCGAAAATCTCATTCGAGTGACTCAAATTTAAGTATTGCTTTTTATTTAAGGTTTTATATCTGTTTCATCAATATCCGGAGAAAACCGAATCCCATGGTGTGTAAACGGGGTTCCGAGTGTCATAATACCGATTTTTTCCGCACCGGCTTCATGCAGGGTTCGACCCAATTCACAGGTTGTAGCACCGGTTGTCAGAATGTCATCCACTATGACACAACGGGCAGGAACCGACCGCCCTTGTTTTATACCAAATACACCTGCTATATTTTGCCGCCGCTCCTCCCTGTTCAATCGTGTTTGTGTTGACGTGTTGACTTTTCTGTAAGTCAGTTCTGGCATGACCGGGATATTCCAGATATGGGATATCCCAAGGGCAATCTGTTCACTCTGATTATATCCCCGCTTCCGTTTTCGCCGGGGATGCAGGGGAACAGGAATCAGGGCGTTGTAATGGTTTATTGAAAGATGCCGGGTAAGTAAGCCAGCCTTTGCACCCAACCAACGGCCAATGTAATCAGCCTGCTTATATTTTAAGTGATGCACCAATATCTGGAGTCCAGGTGTAAACCAATAAACACAAACGACATCCCCCAGCCAAGGCATATCACTCCTTTGAAAATCTACCGGCATATCCAAAAAAAGCTCCAGTTCCATAAAACAATCCCTGCAGATAAAGGTGGAAAAAACTGAAACCCGGCGGCATATAAGGCATCGGGACGGGAAAAGTGCATTTAAAAGATATTTCATCCTTGGAAATATTTTTGTTGCCCGTTTATTCATGAGTAGATACTGCCGTATTCGTTGATAATATTTCCAATGTTTCTTTCCGGCCGGTACAATGAATTGAAATATATGGAAGCCGATTAATGAAATCAAATTAATATTATTAATAATATATTATTCCTCCTTGATAATGTATTGGGCTGAAAATTATATCATTCCTATATACAGAATCTGCAAGATATCTCCCCCCATCCCGGGGGTAAGATACGGCCATGACGGCATCTTGTCAAGATTATATTATTATTAATATATTGATACGTTATAAATCCTTGTCCCGGTTGAGCATCATTTCAAAATGATAATGACAGGCAGGACATATCCAATCCAAATACATTTGTTAAGTACGTAAAACGAAAAGCACGATTTTTCAAAAAAATCCATTTATATTAAATAATCCATATCCAAAAGACCGGCGGCGCCAATCACGGCAGCAATTTCGCCCAGTTCGGATT contains the following coding sequences:
- the folE gene encoding GTP cyclohydrolase I FolE, whose product is MSNVRIKKLEAITLDLLKEIGEDPQRDGLLKTPYRVAKSWEFLSKGYDMKLKDIINDAIYDEESQGMVVVRDIDFFSLCEHHMLPFFGVVHVGYIPNGKVLGLSKIPRIVEMYSRRLQIQERMTRQIAETLWNTVNPIGVGVVIEGQHMCMQMRGVEKKNSYTTTSTVLGEFHDDPETRAEFLTMISKKTFG
- a CDS encoding RsmB/NOP family class I SAM-dependent RNA methyltransferase, which translates into the protein MNIPLLLTLVTELFRQATERSHLPADEVVQHYFQHKRFLGKRDRKEISGIFWHAIRHKSRFEWDSSGILSPSIKAGIPVEELVVRAYRDLYPISSAPDFRKEDGISRAWNITDKKPVREGIPDHAFYSLPEWMWIRLEQFFDRETLRDTAASLLKPAELHLRVNTLKASVEDVIRTCTEFKIHKGKILPEALRFQRKTDIKHHITYRRGGVEIQDEGSQLITRIIQPQAGDCIIDACAGAGGKSLHLAALTHNRARIIATDKYPERLMELMIRASRADAQIQIMDQKEVFKRLQGMADILFLDVPCSGSGTFRRRPDLKWNLTPESIQRYVDLQRKILKENIPLLKPGGRLVYATCSILPEENEEQMEFIMKTWPQLKPVSIPDTVRNLNIPIKPVDTPWLRIKPQDFDTDGYFVGIFEF
- a CDS encoding Gfo/Idh/MocA family oxidoreductase; its protein translation is MKKQIKWGILGTGRMAEIFTSELMHLPEAIVVAVGSRHHKKAEAFGERFHIPERFNSYSDLVNQSSADIIYVATPHPFHKDNTILALSAGKHVLCEKPFAINAREAESMITVSQTKGLFLMDALWIRFTPLMQWLKQALEDEVVGKPGLFSGAFGYAMDFNPESRVFNPHLGGGALLDVGIYPLSTSVWLLGMPVETKSLATLGESGIDERTGIVMKTADGMLSVFYTAVVNRTPYDFTVMGEKGMITVHEPWWHQNTLTIHPVSGRPIVKHFPFENRGYGYMALHVMSCIRKGLTESPAIPHEETLGIMKLMDQIREQIGLKYPGEDEN
- the pruA gene encoding L-glutamate gamma-semialdehyde dehydrogenase; protein product: MSNGIFKVPTAVNEPILSYAPGSPERARLEKKLKELKKTTVEIPLIIGGKEVRTGNLGKCHIPHDHHHDLGVFHQAGEKEIGMAVKAAAEAWKTWSEMPWEDRAAIFKRMAVLLSGPYRDLLNAATMLGQSKSVFQAEIDSACELIDFFNFNADYMCQIYKDQPPYNTKETWNRLEYRPLEGFIFAVTPFNFTSIAGNLPTSPALMGNTVLWKPASSAVYSAYFLMKLFKEAGLPDGVINFIPGKGSVVGRMVMENENLAGIHFTGSTAVFQNMWKTVGNNIANYKTYPRIVGETGGKDFIFAHASADPDELITAMVRGAFEYQGQKCSAASRAYIPETLWNTIKDKYVETVKSIPMGDPTDLKNFMGAVIDEAAFKNITKYIDLVRESREAEFITGGNYDGSRGWFIEPTTILTTNPKFITMEEEIFGPVISLYIYKDEVYEETLKLCDETSPYALTGAIFAKDRYAIRKAEKILRHAAGNFYINDKPTGAVVGQQPFGGSRASGTNDKAGSPMNLMRWVSMRAIKENFIPPKDYRYPHME
- a CDS encoding NAD(P)(+) transhydrogenase (Re/Si-specific) subunit beta, which translates into the protein MNVNQLINLVYILAALLFIIGVKKLSSPKTARQGNGLSSLGMLLAVVATLWHQDIIGYEWIIVGLLAGAMIGAVSARIVKMTAMPEMVALFNGSGGIASLLVGWSVYHVGSALTPSTTIPIILSVLIGGVTFTGSIIAWAKLSEVIDGKPHIFKGQHILNVIILLILLAASVFLVIKPVGMFWNTDLSMYWIFILLVLVSGILGILMVIPIGGADMPVVISLLNSFSGLAAAAAGFVISNNVLIVSGALVGASGIILTQIMSKAMNRSLGNILFSGFGSVVSGAGSAEQGEVKPITVEDAYLILEAARSVVIIPGYGMAVAQAQHVVRELAELMEKNGTEVNFAIHPVAGRMPGHMNVLLAEANVDYDKLREMDDINPTMPTVDVAIVIGANDVVNPAAREDKNSPIYGMPIINADYARTVFVLKRSMRPGFAGIENPLFYKENTRMLFGDAKHSIQGLVAEFKS
- a CDS encoding NAD(P) transhydrogenase subunit alpha, coding for MEFIYLIFILMLAIVAGFELISKVPATLHTPLMSGSNAISGITLVGALIAAGSANETVTIVLGTLAVTFATINVVGGYLVTDRMLAMFKKKKEGEDKS
- a CDS encoding NAD(P) transhydrogenase subunit alpha, whose amino-acid sequence is MMVIGVLKEPTEETRIALLPEHVQKLLDSGKHQVFVERGIGESLFISDGEYEKAGAMVTDRGTLLKKAFVYVRINPPENELIQKLSNGSTWISYLDPVNRKKTVEALARQGVTVLSLEFIPRSTYAQKMDALSSQASLAGYEAVILAAERLNKIFPMMMTPAGTIQPARVFVIGAGVAGLQAIATAKRLGARVEAFDTRPVVEDEVRSLGAKFIKIDLGKTGQTKDGYAKELTEEQLEKQRQLMAKHCTLSDVVITTAQVFGRKAPLIVTREIIEKMKKGSVIVDLAVESGGNVEGAKAGEDVIINDVCIVGMKNIPGRVAVDASRMLSGNLTALLIHLMDSETGEMKSLSGDEIFQSICLARNGDVIHETLKKMWSK
- a CDS encoding ComF family protein; protein product: MELELFLDMPVDFQRSDMPWLGDVVCVYWFTPGLQILVHHLKYKQADYIGRWLGAKAGLLTRHLSINHYNALIPVPLHPRRKRKRGYNQSEQIALGISHIWNIPVMPELTYRKVNTSTQTRLNREERRQNIAGVFGIKQGRSVPARCVIVDDILTTGATTCELGRTLHEAGAEKIGIMTLGTPFTHHGIRFSPDIDETDIKP